Proteins from a single region of Chitinophagales bacterium:
- a CDS encoding AhpC/TSA family protein, with translation MKKLLFIIALVSTTLFSCKQEKDVYHLSGKIDGLDNQEMVLQFVTFNNIEDIDTTKSDKDGNYEFTGKVAEPGFYRIASNGKYWLVRLDNENIVYNAKFDDDFLEKAEVKENDKAIAFQEAINFFIEKQRKNQELSSAYQTKSMAGASQEELKAIEDEFAATQEDLAKEIKERVNKTTDPITGIYYLSGLQNPDDIDYIKTTLADYKKIMPASTYITDMEAQIKQQEDAKVQQAAMEAAAGKIAIGSEAPDFTQKNPQGKDVKLSDYRGKVVLLDFWASWCKPCRYENPNVVAAYNRYKDKGFTVFSVSLDKDRDAWLKAIEQDGLVWPAHVSDLQFWDNAVAKEYGITGIPAAFLVDKNGIIVAKDLRGDELVKKLEEVL, from the coding sequence ATGAAAAAACTACTTTTTATAATAGCTTTAGTAAGCACTACCCTATTTTCTTGCAAGCAAGAGAAAGATGTTTATCATTTATCGGGAAAAATTGACGGGTTAGATAATCAAGAAATGGTTCTACAATTTGTAACTTTCAACAATATAGAAGATATAGATACCACAAAATCTGATAAAGATGGCAACTATGAATTTACAGGAAAAGTAGCTGAGCCGGGATTTTACAGAATAGCTTCCAACGGAAAATATTGGCTGGTACGCCTTGACAATGAAAATATAGTATATAACGCCAAGTTTGATGATGATTTTTTAGAAAAAGCAGAAGTAAAAGAGAATGATAAAGCTATAGCATTTCAAGAAGCTATTAACTTTTTTATAGAAAAACAAAGAAAAAATCAAGAATTATCATCGGCATACCAAACTAAATCAATGGCGGGAGCTTCGCAAGAAGAACTTAAAGCTATAGAAGATGAGTTTGCTGCTACACAAGAGGATTTAGCTAAAGAAATTAAAGAGCGAGTAAATAAAACTACTGATCCAATAACAGGAATATACTATTTAAGTGGTTTACAAAACCCAGATGATATAGACTACATTAAAACTACTTTAGCAGATTATAAAAAAATAATGCCGGCTTCAACATATATAACAGATATGGAAGCACAAATAAAACAGCAGGAAGATGCCAAGGTTCAACAGGCGGCTATGGAAGCTGCTGCGGGGAAAATAGCCATAGGTTCAGAAGCTCCTGATTTTACACAAAAAAATCCACAAGGTAAAGATGTAAAGCTATCGGATTATAGAGGCAAAGTGGTATTGTTAGATTTTTGGGCAAGCTGGTGTAAACCATGCAGATATGAAAACCCAAATGTAGTGGCTGCATACAATAGATATAAGGACAAGGGATTTACGGTATTTAGCGTTTCTTTAGACAAAGACCGAGACGCCTGGCTTAAAGCCATAGAGCAAGATGGCTTAGTATGGCCGGCACATGTAAGCGATTTGCAATTTTGGGACAATGCTGTAGCCAAAGAATATGGCATAACAGGCATACCTGCGGCATTTTTAGTAGATAAAAACGGCATTATTGTAGCTAAAGATTTAAGAGGAGATGAATTGGTTAAGAAGTTGGAGGAAGTGCTGTAA
- the wecB gene encoding UDP-N-acetylglucosamine 2-epimerase (non-hydrolyzing), with the protein MKIVTVLGARPQFIKAAVVSRTFKNYNNIEEIIVHTGQHYDSNMSDSFFNDLDIPTPNYMLKLAGSNHGSMTGGMLKDIEEILLKENPDAVMVYGDTNSTIAGSLAASKLHIPTAHVEAGLRSFNMKMPEEINRILTDRISKWLFCPTEAAVRNLEKEGFKNFNCSIIKNGDVMQDAALFYAKKSSEKSNIINSNNLEIGNFMLCTVHRAENTDSEDRLTSIFQALDEIHKDCQVILPLHPRTKKMLYKYNLSPNITLIDPVGYFDMIEFLKNCKAVITDSGGLQKEAFFFKKPCITLRDETEWVELIENNFNKLAGVDIDKIISIYNKINKFNSNYEMNLYGNGNASNVIATELLNNNNAFKI; encoded by the coding sequence ATGAAAATAGTTACCGTTTTAGGCGCCCGACCACAATTTATAAAAGCGGCAGTAGTAAGTAGAACATTTAAGAATTATAACAATATTGAAGAAATTATTGTACATACGGGTCAGCATTATGATTCAAATATGTCAGATTCCTTCTTTAATGATTTAGACATTCCAACTCCTAACTATATGCTAAAATTAGCAGGTAGCAATCATGGGTCTATGACTGGAGGAATGTTAAAAGACATAGAGGAGATTTTACTAAAAGAGAATCCAGATGCTGTAATGGTTTATGGAGATACCAACTCTACCATAGCGGGATCTTTGGCTGCATCTAAACTACATATACCTACTGCACATGTAGAAGCTGGTTTGAGAAGCTTTAATATGAAAATGCCGGAAGAAATTAATAGAATTTTAACAGATAGAATTTCTAAATGGTTATTTTGTCCAACAGAAGCAGCTGTACGCAATTTAGAAAAAGAAGGTTTCAAGAATTTTAATTGTAGCATAATAAAAAATGGAGATGTAATGCAAGATGCCGCATTATTTTATGCTAAAAAATCTAGTGAAAAATCTAACATTATTAATAGTAATAACTTAGAAATAGGGAATTTCATGCTATGTACTGTTCATAGAGCTGAAAATACTGACTCGGAAGATAGACTTACATCAATATTTCAAGCTTTAGATGAAATACACAAAGATTGTCAAGTTATTTTACCACTGCACCCTAGAACTAAAAAAATGCTATATAAATATAATTTATCACCTAACATTACACTAATAGACCCTGTTGGCTATTTTGACATGATAGAGTTTTTAAAAAATTGTAAAGCAGTAATTACTGATAGTGGAGGCTTACAAAAAGAAGCATTTTTCTTTAAAAAACCTTGTATTACATTGAGAGATGAAACTGAATGGGTTGAGTTGATTGAAAATAATTTCAATAAATTAGCAGGTGTTGATATTGATAAAATAATAAGCATATATAACAAGATTAACAAGTTCAATTCTAATTACGAAATGAATTTATACGGCAATGGAAATGCGAGCAATGTTATTGCTACAGAATTACTAAATAACAATAATGCTTTCAAGATTTAA